A region of Sphingobium baderi DNA encodes the following proteins:
- a CDS encoding phosphotransferase, producing MASFEKSRGEPRRTERLPLSFDAITPAWLTELLRHQYPGTVISDMHLLSEIKGHTSKARYAIDRNQAALDAGLPDQICLKANLTGDPLSSNACVNEARFYGLFSGTLDLPAPRCFLADWDDDAEGQQGLVILEDLVPLGGEFGTSGQSLTHDAMASALTEMARLHGMTWALPDLDRQRWLLTGTTPATAGDDYWTLMRDYVARHNEKPEHLAVLPAWASADPQRLHKAYRQLCEREAGDHSPLCLVHGDAHIGNSYLRPDGARMWFDWQIVRKARPWRDVAYFMVGSLGIDQRRASERALIRHYCDEMSGHGVRLDFDTAWDDYRRWILWGLIAWHLNINPNEDTVASLDRFGTAAKDLDTGSFYGF from the coding sequence GTGGCATCCTTTGAAAAATCCCGCGGCGAACCGCGCCGGACCGAACGCCTGCCCCTCTCATTCGACGCCATTACCCCGGCATGGCTGACCGAGCTGTTGCGGCATCAATATCCAGGTACAGTCATTAGCGATATGCACCTGCTCAGTGAGATCAAGGGCCACACCAGCAAGGCACGCTATGCCATCGATCGCAATCAGGCCGCGCTGGATGCTGGATTGCCCGATCAGATCTGCCTTAAGGCCAACCTGACCGGTGATCCGCTCAGCAGCAATGCCTGCGTCAATGAAGCACGCTTTTACGGGTTGTTTAGCGGCACGCTCGACCTGCCGGCACCGCGCTGCTTCCTTGCCGACTGGGATGATGATGCGGAAGGCCAGCAGGGGCTGGTCATCCTTGAGGATCTGGTGCCATTGGGCGGCGAATTCGGCACGTCGGGACAAAGCCTGACGCACGATGCCATGGCCAGCGCATTGACGGAAATGGCTCGGCTCCATGGTATGACATGGGCCCTGCCCGATCTTGATCGTCAGCGATGGCTTCTGACAGGGACCACGCCGGCAACCGCAGGCGACGACTATTGGACGTTAATGCGCGACTATGTTGCGCGGCACAATGAAAAGCCGGAACATCTCGCGGTTCTTCCCGCCTGGGCCAGCGCTGACCCGCAACGGCTTCATAAGGCCTATCGGCAATTATGCGAAAGGGAAGCTGGCGACCACAGCCCCCTTTGCCTCGTTCATGGGGACGCGCATATCGGCAACAGTTATCTGCGTCCCGACGGAGCGAGGATGTGGTTCGACTGGCAAATCGTGCGTAAGGCGCGTCCTTGGCGGGATGTCGCCTATTTCATGGTCGGTTCGCTTGGCATCGATCAACGCCGGGCATCAGAGCGCGCGCTCATCCGCCATTATTGCGATGAAATGTCGGGCCACGGCGTCAGGCTGGATTTCGATACGGCCTGGGACGATTACCGGCGCTGGATTCTATGGGG
- a CDS encoding GntR family transcriptional regulator has translation MEIRFDWPKIYDSVLFETATREKFAQVIARRIEQAIDEDGVTPGESLGTSPGLCDQFGIGKETLLEATRLLEDRGIARMRRGAKGGLIALGQPIHDASSLLQRYLPGAGITVDQIVEARRAIELLQIHDYHVGQGRSADFESLFQSLLLDGQSAVSKALPLGPWADAAVHPCLKPFVTALDALLAANDAPETPGCARDQGLVGLSAEFLAGEVARLRRMGIKKLGSEQQLAERIGVSRQVLRQAMRLLEDRGLLTCRRGRSNGIVTAAAHPANIVRGLSDAFARQRLADDDFRHILATLDRINRSLFASKADVSRFDALQHMIKRKDWRNPATHIRRMHIEWPVINNPALSLLEQALSAYRARRAGLKIFVGISDIDLLQQKALEHVDFMRGRNLLAADRHYMEMHGQIAILLGGH, from the coding sequence ATGGAGATTCGATTCGACTGGCCCAAAATATATGATTCCGTGCTGTTCGAAACGGCGACGCGCGAGAAGTTCGCACAGGTAATCGCACGGCGCATCGAACAGGCAATCGACGAAGATGGCGTAACACCGGGCGAATCCCTGGGAACGTCACCGGGTCTGTGCGACCAATTCGGCATCGGCAAGGAAACGCTGCTCGAAGCGACACGTCTGCTGGAGGATCGCGGCATTGCCCGCATGCGACGCGGAGCGAAGGGCGGCCTGATCGCCCTGGGACAACCGATCCATGATGCTTCTTCGCTGCTCCAGCGCTACCTCCCCGGCGCAGGCATCACGGTTGATCAAATTGTCGAAGCGCGCCGGGCCATCGAACTGCTGCAGATACATGACTATCACGTCGGCCAAGGCCGAAGCGCAGACTTCGAAAGCCTTTTCCAAAGCCTGTTGCTTGACGGCCAGTCTGCGGTCAGCAAGGCTCTACCCTTGGGGCCCTGGGCCGACGCGGCAGTTCATCCTTGCTTGAAGCCCTTTGTCACAGCGCTCGATGCGCTTCTGGCGGCGAACGATGCTCCCGAGACGCCCGGCTGCGCCCGGGATCAGGGCCTGGTTGGTCTTTCGGCCGAATTCCTGGCTGGCGAAGTAGCGCGATTGCGTCGCATGGGAATCAAGAAGTTGGGCAGCGAACAGCAATTAGCCGAACGCATCGGCGTCAGCCGGCAGGTTCTGCGGCAGGCGATGCGATTGCTGGAGGATCGAGGCTTGCTTACCTGCCGCCGGGGCCGCAGCAACGGAATCGTCACAGCAGCGGCGCATCCGGCCAATATCGTCCGCGGCCTAAGCGATGCCTTCGCAAGGCAGCGTCTGGCCGACGACGATTTTCGGCACATATTGGCGACGCTTGATCGCATCAATCGCAGCCTGTTTGCATCAAAGGCCGACGTTTCGCGCTTCGACGCGCTACAGCATATGATCAAACGCAAGGATTGGCGCAATCCGGCTACCCATATCCGGCGCATGCATATCGAATGGCCCGTGATCAACAATCCGGCCCTCAGCTTGCTGGAACAGGCCTTATCCGCTTATCGCGCGCGCCGTGCCGGATTGAAGATCTTTGTCGGGATCAGCGACATCGATTTATTGCAGCAGAAGGCGCTCGAGCATGTCGACTTCATGCGCGGCCGCAATCTCTTGGCCGCCGACCGGCATTATATGGAAATGCACGGCCAGATCGCCATACTGCTCGGCGGACATTGA
- a CDS encoding TonB-dependent receptor: MKLLHSSAARMAALGGICWLMPAVAAAQSASPRVPQVGSDRAASEAFSDIVVTARRREEALQNVPVSITAITPEQLREKAVNDPYDLTMSVPGLNVRVGGATRETPDYFIRGQGNTFSGNPGVLVYFNEVPLGSLNPNLQSAAANLMIFDMASVQVLKGPQGTLFGKSSTGGAVLFSPQKPKDEFGGYLDVQVGNYNLREFQGAVDIPIIEGKIAVRFAFDIARRDGFTVSQSTGQKLDQKHRETFRLGINLTPTEWLESYFMLQQFEADEASVGGVFTDFNPNFALFNTTPGVGVGYFAVAGLCASISAPTAVPGCIATRTGRIADLVAELKAEQARLAAGGSKRRNLTSRRDYQNFKTQQITNTTSVNIGEVPVIGDVTFKNIGSMFRVLENNVIREFGTNSKNHGVVINQYDLIGMPQEISVSDQAQKSPFHRNFTEEFQVLGDIDGKHSWILGYFLAQASNNNVGMPPIFQTFNNALTVPLDSLNFIFPTTTTYSKRKEMGYYGQFTADLSDLMLDGLHLTAGYRLTKDSTYQVFRNFTPSPTGLQPGTISSIQDFREKASSYTFTLDYKANNDLLVYVTTRKGFKPGGVNGTAASAGIPGVRPTFDPETLKDVEGGVKWDWLLGGVRGRINLAAYQSWYSNVQRAETIALPVSLGGGVTTQTNNIAEAKIGGVELEGNFQFSRHLSAFINYAYTDARYTKYPGCTTNTLGVCTPNIQTPYVGVPKHQISFGGRYVLPVDESIGEIAISTNIYYQSRTLFDDSVLQDPKQLGFQSGYAMADARLDWNKIGGSPLDLAFFIRNITDHTHYVGYGNTLTSLGASQATYNEPRTYGLQLRMQFN; this comes from the coding sequence ATGAAATTACTGCACTCGTCCGCGGCACGGATGGCCGCGCTTGGAGGGATTTGCTGGCTCATGCCGGCCGTTGCTGCCGCGCAATCGGCTTCGCCGCGTGTGCCTCAGGTGGGAAGCGATCGGGCGGCGTCTGAAGCTTTTTCAGACATCGTCGTCACTGCCCGCCGGCGTGAGGAAGCGCTGCAAAATGTGCCCGTATCGATTACTGCGATCACGCCGGAACAGTTGCGCGAAAAGGCGGTCAATGATCCCTATGACCTCACTATGTCCGTGCCGGGCCTGAACGTCCGCGTCGGGGGCGCCACGCGTGAGACGCCCGACTACTTTATTCGCGGGCAGGGCAACACGTTCTCGGGCAATCCGGGGGTGCTCGTCTATTTCAACGAAGTGCCGCTTGGCAGCCTCAATCCCAATCTGCAAAGCGCTGCTGCCAATCTGATGATCTTCGATATGGCGTCAGTGCAGGTGTTGAAAGGGCCCCAAGGGACGCTGTTTGGCAAGAGCAGTACCGGCGGCGCCGTATTGTTCAGTCCGCAAAAGCCCAAGGACGAATTCGGCGGTTATCTCGATGTTCAAGTGGGCAACTATAATTTGCGAGAGTTTCAGGGCGCCGTTGATATCCCGATAATCGAGGGCAAGATCGCAGTGCGTTTCGCATTTGACATTGCCCGCCGCGATGGTTTTACCGTCAGCCAGAGCACTGGCCAGAAGCTCGATCAGAAGCATCGTGAAACATTTCGTCTAGGTATCAATTTGACACCGACCGAATGGCTGGAAAGCTATTTCATGCTGCAGCAGTTTGAAGCGGACGAAGCATCCGTCGGCGGAGTTTTTACGGATTTCAATCCGAACTTTGCCCTATTCAACACGACGCCCGGCGTAGGCGTCGGCTATTTCGCGGTGGCGGGCCTTTGTGCTAGCATATCCGCGCCGACCGCCGTGCCGGGGTGCATCGCGACGCGAACCGGCAGGATCGCGGATCTGGTTGCGGAGCTTAAGGCTGAACAGGCGCGACTTGCAGCCGGTGGCTCAAAGCGCCGGAATCTGACGTCTCGACGGGATTATCAGAATTTCAAGACCCAGCAGATCACGAATACCACTAGTGTCAATATCGGCGAGGTGCCGGTCATCGGGGATGTGACATTTAAGAATATCGGGTCGATGTTTCGAGTATTAGAAAATAACGTCATCCGAGAATTCGGGACAAACTCGAAAAATCATGGCGTCGTTATCAATCAATATGATCTCATCGGGATGCCACAAGAAATATCTGTGTCAGATCAGGCTCAGAAATCTCCATTTCATCGAAATTTCACTGAGGAATTTCAGGTCCTCGGAGATATAGATGGCAAGCACAGTTGGATATTGGGCTATTTTCTGGCTCAGGCATCAAACAACAATGTTGGCATGCCGCCCATATTCCAGACGTTCAACAACGCCCTGACGGTTCCATTGGACAGCCTTAACTTCATATTCCCCACGACCACTACGTACAGCAAGCGCAAGGAGATGGGCTATTATGGACAGTTCACAGCAGACCTGTCGGACTTGATGCTCGATGGGCTACATTTGACAGCCGGTTACCGCTTGACCAAAGATTCAACCTATCAGGTTTTCCGGAATTTTACGCCTTCGCCAACTGGATTGCAGCCCGGTACGATCAGTTCAATCCAGGATTTCAGGGAAAAGGCGTCGAGCTACACGTTTACGCTGGATTATAAGGCCAACAATGACTTGCTCGTCTATGTGACAACACGCAAAGGCTTTAAGCCGGGTGGCGTCAATGGCACGGCGGCCAGCGCTGGCATTCCCGGTGTACGCCCGACTTTTGACCCTGAAACACTGAAGGATGTCGAAGGCGGTGTTAAATGGGATTGGCTGCTGGGTGGCGTGCGCGGCCGTATCAACTTGGCGGCTTATCAGAGCTGGTACAGTAATGTTCAGCGGGCAGAGACGATTGCGTTGCCGGTTTCGCTGGGCGGCGGTGTAACAACGCAGACGAATAATATTGCGGAGGCGAAGATCGGTGGCGTCGAACTGGAAGGTAATTTCCAGTTCAGCCGACACTTGTCTGCCTTCATCAACTACGCCTACACCGATGCCCGATATACTAAATATCCCGGTTGCACGACCAATACTCTCGGCGTATGCACGCCAAATATTCAGACGCCTTATGTCGGGGTTCCTAAGCATCAAATATCGTTTGGCGGTCGTTATGTATTGCCGGTTGATGAATCTATAGGCGAGATCGCTATATCTACCAATATATACTATCAGTCGAGGACGCTATTTGATGATTCCGTTCTACAAGATCCAAAGCAATTGGGTTTTCAGAGCGGATATGCTATGGCAGACGCGCGCCTAGACTGGAATAAAATCGGTGGATCGCCACTGGATTTGGCTTTCTTCATTCGCAACATTACCGACCACACGCACTATGTTGGCTATGGCAACACGCTGACTTCACTCGGGGCAAGCCAGGCAACCTACAACGAGCCGCGGACCTATGGCTTGCAACTTCGCATGCAATTTAACTGA
- a CDS encoding PKD domain-containing protein gives MATEALTASAINPDGYAVADAYFGRPYIDRDEWREQPYPHRNIHGGFENTDTRFTFYFPAIEAWEGRMYHPIEGAHAGHEEAFAGMMGQLLGGLPMIARLGGYMVESNCGHIGDDIDRRAGDDPTLYGHRAGVEAARFSKHVCKQVYGREPAYSYVWGGSGGGRRSPLHLEYGAGVYDGALPFMGGGDIAEYGTTARVRSEQPVHFGAMFNVQRLLEGDKLDRVIDAMQPGGSGNPFGGLSAHEREELANLYRLGYPRGDEFMIAKPMGQIWLWSSIADMLIAEDGDYFRNFWTKPGYLGFDEPQHVQEDLIDQHCTIVRVVTPRDLTTDAFAAPEYAEMRARMTLSASGSGNWDLPIAVELADLPPGYRLGAGVRITNGDAAGRQLYCTGFVGNLLFCDGHGDANLIRFTGVKPGDQIHVDNHAFLAFCYYYRHHLSSDALNDFLRLDGVPLYPQHDVPLASPLMGVPYSGRYEGKLLWIHHTHDASLWPPQGIIYKQAVEAAQGAEKARECFRLQWTENAEHVTPLLLPTHPARATNTWLIDYLPSVEQGLADLAAWVEKEIPPAETNFTMVDGKVSLPPTAAERGGTQPVAGVTVNGGARTEVAAGQPVTIQLEAEAPPGAGTITQVQWDFDNSGRFAIEQPIMQGETKLSLSMTHAYDQPGTYFAVARVRLNREGDPTAARQVENLAAARIVVS, from the coding sequence ATGGCAACGGAAGCACTGACGGCATCAGCAATCAACCCGGACGGTTACGCAGTCGCAGACGCCTATTTCGGCAGGCCCTATATCGATCGCGACGAATGGCGTGAGCAGCCCTACCCGCACCGCAATATCCACGGCGGCTTTGAGAACACGGATACGCGTTTTACTTTCTATTTCCCGGCTATCGAAGCGTGGGAGGGGCGGATGTATCATCCGATCGAAGGTGCCCATGCCGGACATGAAGAAGCTTTTGCCGGGATGATGGGGCAGTTGCTGGGTGGCCTTCCCATGATTGCCCGGCTCGGCGGTTATATGGTGGAATCGAATTGCGGTCATATCGGTGATGATATCGACCGGCGTGCGGGTGATGACCCGACTCTTTATGGCCATCGCGCTGGTGTTGAGGCAGCGCGTTTTTCGAAGCATGTCTGCAAGCAGGTTTATGGTCGTGAGCCCGCTTATAGCTATGTCTGGGGCGGTAGCGGGGGAGGACGGCGATCACCCCTCCATCTGGAATATGGGGCCGGTGTCTATGATGGTGCGTTGCCGTTCATGGGCGGCGGCGACATCGCCGAATATGGTACGACTGCGCGTGTCCGCAGCGAACAGCCAGTGCATTTCGGCGCGATGTTCAATGTCCAGCGGCTGTTGGAAGGCGATAAGCTTGATCGGGTGATCGATGCCATGCAGCCCGGTGGAAGCGGTAATCCATTCGGAGGCCTTTCCGCCCACGAACGGGAAGAATTGGCGAACCTCTACCGCCTTGGCTATCCTCGTGGTGACGAGTTCATGATCGCCAAGCCTATGGGGCAGATTTGGCTCTGGTCTTCGATTGCCGACATGTTGATCGCCGAGGATGGCGACTATTTCCGAAATTTCTGGACCAAGCCAGGCTATCTGGGCTTCGATGAGCCCCAGCATGTGCAGGAAGACCTGATCGACCAGCACTGCACGATAGTCCGGGTCGTCACGCCGCGCGACCTCACGACGGATGCATTTGCTGCGCCCGAATATGCAGAGATGCGCGCGCGGATGACCTTGAGCGCATCGGGTAGCGGCAATTGGGACCTGCCCATCGCGGTCGAGTTGGCTGACCTTCCGCCGGGCTACCGGCTGGGCGCCGGGGTCCGCATCACCAATGGCGATGCTGCTGGACGGCAGCTCTATTGCACGGGTTTCGTCGGGAACCTGTTGTTCTGCGACGGGCATGGGGATGCAAACCTTATCCGGTTCACCGGTGTGAAACCGGGCGACCAGATACATGTCGACAATCATGCGTTCCTCGCTTTTTGCTATTATTATCGGCATCATCTGTCGAGCGATGCGCTGAACGATTTCCTGCGTCTCGATGGCGTGCCGCTCTATCCTCAGCATGATGTGCCGCTAGCCTCGCCGCTGATGGGTGTCCCCTATTCCGGCCGCTATGAAGGCAAGCTGCTCTGGATACATCATACGCACGACGCGTCGCTCTGGCCACCGCAGGGGATCATCTACAAGCAGGCAGTCGAAGCGGCGCAAGGCGCTGAAAAGGCACGCGAATGTTTCCGCCTGCAATGGACCGAAAATGCGGAGCATGTCACGCCGCTGTTGTTGCCAACCCATCCGGCGCGCGCCACAAATACGTGGTTGATCGACTACCTGCCAAGTGTTGAGCAAGGCCTCGCTGATCTCGCCGCCTGGGTTGAGAAAGAGATCCCGCCTGCGGAGACCAATTTCACCATGGTGGACGGCAAGGTCAGCCTGCCCCCCACCGCCGCCGAACGCGGCGGGACGCAGCCGGTCGCGGGGGTCACTGTCAATGGCGGCGCGCGGACGGAAGTGGCGGCAGGGCAGCCCGTCACGATCCAACTCGAAGCGGAAGCACCGCCGGGCGCAGGCACGATCACGCAGGTCCAGTGGGACTTCGATAATTCCGGCCGTTTCGCCATCGAGCAGCCGATCATGCAGGGGGAGACCAAACTCTCCCTGTCGATGACCCACGCCTACGACCAGCCCGGCACCTATTTCGCTGTCGCCCGTGTTCGATTGAATCGGGAAGGCGATCCGACTGCGGCGCGTCAGGTCGAAAATCTCGCCGCAGCCCGCATAGTGGTGTCCTGA
- a CDS encoding tannase/feruloyl esterase family alpha/beta hydrolase: MMRFSRRDAVAFKCLIAAGASLLAGPALTQTGAGQCSVATIQAMTTPDATITSAVPTAAPVPHCRVDGYVTTTNPGPNRVNFRLQLPDTGWNGRYYFIGMGATAGFVPTDSQVPAGNPLIKGFAVAGTDTGQQNRANWRFIGESPAQAIDYIHRGGHVTAAATQQITRKYYGREKIWRYHSGCSGGGRMGMEALAHHPGDYDGILLGAPGIGPTFGSETMLAFIYMGQQMLREPGAWVSPAKLGMLDKKVTAICDGLDGAEDGIIADNKACKVDMKQFECKAGDGADCLTAPERRTVEALLRGPRGPNGQQIKDGLPISNISVWSGFIGGPPPWDLNVDTNKMTFDQMKALPIGYLMGNSLAQAYFGKDYQAIKQFDFNKQSDLDAWWAAGDRLGYTRYSPDISAFQKQGGKIIFWNGESDPCCLVQDLRSYYNAVGKAVGGPSMLDAFARFYQVPGMAHCGSGTGPQDAPDAMLASLIDWVENKKAPASIVTHRGDRAKMAFADPKTGTVSGVIVPPSTGTPRDFLLCPDPTVATFNGKPGGESESENWTCKPRK, from the coding sequence ATGATGCGCTTTTCAAGACGCGATGCGGTTGCATTCAAATGTCTGATAGCGGCGGGAGCCAGCCTGCTGGCGGGCCCGGCTCTGACTCAGACAGGAGCCGGACAGTGCAGCGTCGCCACCATCCAGGCGATGACGACGCCGGACGCGACGATTACCTCGGCGGTCCCGACGGCTGCGCCGGTGCCTCATTGCCGCGTCGACGGCTATGTGACGACCACGAACCCTGGACCGAACCGCGTAAACTTCCGCCTGCAATTGCCCGATACAGGTTGGAATGGGCGCTATTATTTCATCGGCATGGGGGCCACCGCGGGCTTCGTCCCCACGGATTCGCAGGTTCCGGCGGGCAATCCGCTGATCAAGGGTTTCGCGGTTGCTGGCACGGATACGGGTCAGCAGAACCGTGCCAACTGGCGCTTCATCGGTGAAAGCCCGGCCCAGGCCATCGACTATATTCATCGCGGCGGCCATGTGACCGCCGCTGCGACGCAACAGATTACGCGCAAATATTATGGGCGGGAGAAGATCTGGCGCTATCATTCGGGCTGTTCGGGCGGCGGACGCATGGGCATGGAGGCTTTGGCCCATCATCCCGGCGACTATGACGGTATCCTTCTCGGTGCGCCCGGCATCGGCCCGACCTTCGGGTCTGAAACGATGCTGGCCTTCATTTACATGGGGCAGCAGATGTTGCGCGAACCCGGCGCATGGGTGTCGCCTGCAAAGCTTGGGATGCTTGACAAGAAGGTTACCGCGATCTGCGATGGCCTGGATGGGGCTGAGGATGGCATCATAGCCGATAACAAGGCCTGCAAGGTCGACATGAAGCAGTTCGAGTGTAAGGCCGGTGACGGCGCCGACTGTCTGACCGCACCAGAACGGCGCACGGTAGAGGCGTTGCTGCGCGGGCCTCGTGGCCCCAATGGGCAGCAGATCAAGGATGGCCTGCCGATCAGCAATATCAGTGTTTGGTCCGGTTTCATCGGCGGGCCGCCGCCATGGGATCTGAATGTCGATACCAACAAGATGACGTTCGACCAGATGAAGGCACTGCCGATCGGCTATCTTATGGGAAATTCGCTGGCCCAGGCCTATTTCGGTAAGGACTATCAGGCGATCAAGCAGTTTGATTTCAATAAGCAGTCCGATCTCGATGCTTGGTGGGCGGCTGGCGACCGCCTGGGTTACACGCGTTATTCTCCTGATATCTCGGCTTTTCAGAAGCAGGGTGGCAAGATCATCTTCTGGAATGGGGAAAGCGACCCCTGTTGCCTCGTCCAGGATCTACGCAGCTATTACAATGCTGTTGGAAAAGCCGTCGGGGGACCGAGCATGCTCGACGCCTTCGCTCGCTTTTATCAGGTGCCTGGTATGGCCCATTGCGGCAGCGGAACTGGCCCGCAGGATGCACCCGACGCCATGCTGGCATCGCTGATCGACTGGGTGGAGAACAAGAAGGCGCCGGCCAGCATCGTGACTCATCGCGGTGACCGAGCGAAGATGGCCTTCGCCGATCCCAAGACGGGCACTGTTTCAGGGGTCATCGTGCCGCCGTCGACGGGCACGCCGCGCGACTTCCTGCTCTGCCCCGATCCGACGGTCGCCACTTTCAACGGCAAGCCTGGCGGCGAGAGCGAAAGCGAAAACTGGACCTGCAAGCCGCGCAAGTAG
- a CDS encoding PKD domain-containing protein, whose translation MMERREVIAGGVGIAGLAATGSLLAQPAASLSAKPIELDGYKVTDPFFGRPFIDADEQRGEGTPYRYIHGGFEGTDTRFTYCFPSTEHYRGRLFQPLEGANAGHENVNAGPLGPITGGLEMTFRLGGYCVESNMGHIGDVEDPKAGPDPTIYGFRAAAESARFSKYVARQIYGEAPHHAYVYGGSGGARRSPLCLAYGEGTWDAALPYMGDAMDGEHGDMRRLRTGTPNFSSMFNVQRVLGAKLLDVIDAMQPGGSGNPFAGLDTHQAEELATLYRLGYPRGDEFMIMQPMGQAWLWASMAERLEAEDPYFKSFWTEPGHVGHDQPDLVRKDIINLKTRIKRPLFARQLAEEAEFRAPEYARIVALASVFAGMENMWDVPMAVELEQDPGGYPQGAGIKFLSGKATGRQLYYMSGVRTVWLGAGAGEAQNLRFKGVQAGDEVQLDNRAFLAYCYYYRHHIMNHVEWDALRIGGKPIYKQYRQPEASPFMGVLHTGRFEGKMMWVHHTHDASLWPVQGVGMKNNVEREYGAVEARKKFRLRWTENAEHVPPHMAASAPGRANTTWLIDYQPVIEQCLLDLVDWVENDIEPIDSNFSLVDGQITLPPTARERGGIQPVVSVTADGGVRADVRVGESVALIVKAEVPEGTGKIIGVKWDFDGTGSYPREEVVDGTRTALMLSTSHSFDRPGTYFVTALVESHREGEVNAKFRRVSNVASARVVVS comes from the coding sequence ATGATGGAACGCAGAGAAGTGATCGCCGGCGGCGTAGGCATAGCTGGCTTGGCTGCTACGGGATCACTGTTAGCGCAGCCCGCCGCTAGCCTCAGCGCCAAGCCGATCGAACTTGATGGTTACAAGGTGACTGACCCGTTCTTTGGTCGACCTTTTATCGATGCGGATGAGCAACGGGGGGAGGGGACTCCCTATCGCTATATCCACGGCGGCTTCGAAGGGACGGATACGCGCTTCACATATTGCTTTCCGTCTACCGAGCATTACCGAGGGCGTCTTTTTCAGCCTCTCGAAGGCGCGAACGCCGGCCATGAGAATGTCAATGCCGGTCCCCTCGGGCCGATCACAGGCGGCCTGGAGATGACGTTTCGGCTAGGTGGTTACTGCGTGGAATCCAATATGGGCCATATCGGGGATGTCGAAGACCCGAAGGCTGGACCGGACCCGACGATCTACGGTTTTCGCGCTGCGGCTGAATCTGCACGCTTTTCTAAATATGTGGCCAGGCAGATTTATGGAGAGGCTCCGCATCACGCTTATGTCTATGGCGGCAGCGGTGGCGCGCGCCGGTCGCCCCTGTGTCTCGCCTATGGGGAGGGTACATGGGACGCCGCTCTCCCCTATATGGGCGATGCCATGGACGGCGAGCATGGCGACATGCGTCGGCTTCGCACGGGCACGCCAAACTTTTCATCCATGTTTAACGTGCAACGCGTGCTGGGTGCGAAGCTCCTCGATGTCATCGATGCGATGCAACCGGGCGGCAGTGGGAATCCCTTCGCAGGTTTGGACACGCATCAGGCAGAAGAACTGGCGACGCTATATCGCCTTGGTTATCCGCGCGGCGACGAGTTCATGATTATGCAGCCCATGGGGCAAGCCTGGTTGTGGGCCTCTATGGCCGAGCGGCTGGAGGCCGAGGATCCCTATTTCAAGTCCTTCTGGACTGAACCCGGCCATGTCGGCCACGATCAGCCGGATCTGGTTCGCAAGGACATCATAAACCTCAAGACCCGAATCAAACGCCCTCTTTTTGCACGTCAACTCGCTGAGGAAGCGGAATTTCGCGCGCCCGAATATGCCCGCATCGTCGCGCTGGCCAGCGTGTTCGCGGGCATGGAGAATATGTGGGACGTGCCGATGGCAGTCGAACTGGAGCAGGATCCGGGCGGCTATCCACAGGGGGCCGGTATCAAATTCCTGAGCGGCAAGGCGACTGGCCGGCAGCTTTATTATATGTCCGGCGTCCGCACTGTCTGGCTTGGAGCGGGCGCTGGCGAGGCGCAGAATCTGCGCTTCAAAGGGGTTCAGGCAGGTGATGAGGTCCAACTCGATAACCGCGCCTTTCTCGCTTATTGCTATTATTATCGCCACCACATCATGAACCATGTCGAATGGGACGCGCTGCGGATCGGTGGCAAACCGATTTACAAGCAATATCGGCAGCCGGAGGCGTCACCTTTCATGGGCGTGTTACACACAGGTCGGTTCGAGGGTAAAATGATGTGGGTCCATCACACCCACGATGCGTCTCTCTGGCCGGTGCAGGGCGTCGGCATGAAGAATAATGTCGAGCGTGAATATGGCGCGGTCGAGGCGCGAAAGAAGTTCCGGCTGCGCTGGACCGAGAATGCCGAACATGTCCCGCCTCATATGGCGGCGTCTGCGCCGGGCCGCGCCAACACCACCTGGCTGATCGACTATCAGCCGGTGATTGAACAGTGCTTGTTGGATCTCGTCGATTGGGTGGAAAATGACATCGAGCCGATTGATAGCAATTTTTCGCTGGTTGATGGTCAGATAACGCTGCCGCCGACAGCGAGGGAGCGCGGTGGAATCCAGCCGGTCGTGTCAGTCACCGCCGATGGCGGAGTGCGCGCGGATGTGCGCGTAGGGGAAAGCGTCGCCTTGATCGTGAAGGCCGAAGTGCCTGAGGGAACCGGGAAGATCATCGGTGTGAAATGGGATTTCGATGGAACGGGAAGCTATCCCCGCGAGGAAGTCGTGGATGGCACACGCACCGCGCTCATGCTCAGTACGAGCCACAGCTTCGATAGGCCGGGCACCTATTTCGTTACGGCACTGGTAGAATCGCACCGTGAAGGCGAGGTCAATGCGAAGTTTCGTCGCGTTTCGAACGTCGCCTCCGCGCGCGTGGTGGTCAGTTGA